The following are encoded in a window of Scophthalmus maximus strain ysfricsl-2021 chromosome 2, ASM2237912v1, whole genome shotgun sequence genomic DNA:
- the capns1a gene encoding calpain small subunit 1a: MFFAKRLIGGILDVVGNIDPSQFVPSEPPPPRRPVAYAEHHESDEEKQFRRVFQQLAGDDMEVSPSELMNIMNKIISKHGDLRTDGFTIESCRSMVAVMDSDSTGKLGFHEFKHLWNNIKKWQGIYKSYDTDGSGVIGADELPNSFRAAGYPLNDELFEMIIRRYSDENGNMDFDNYIGCLVRLDAMCRAFKTLDKDNNGAIKVNIQEWLQLTMYS; this comes from the exons ATGTTTTTTGCCAAGAGACTCATCGGCGGCATCCTTGATGTCGTGGG CAACATCGACCCATCCCAGTTTGTGCCTTCTGAGCCT CCTCCACCACGTCGACCAGTTGCATATGCGGAGCACCATGAAAGTGATGAGGAGAAACAGTTCCGCAGAGTCTTCCAGCAACTCGCTGGAGAC GACATGGAAGTGAGCCCATCTGAGCTGATGAACATCATGAataaaatcatttcaaaac atGGAGATCTGAGGACAGATGGTTTCACCATTGAGTCTTGCAGGAGCATGGTGGCAGTCATGGAT AGTGACAGCACTGGAAAACTGGGCTTCCATGAGTTCAAACACCTCTGGAACAATATAAAGAAATGGCAG GGAATTTATAAATCCTACGACACAGATGGCTCTGGTGTCATTGGTGCAGATGAGCTGCCCAACTCGTTCAGAGCTGCAG GTTACCCCCTCAATGACGAGCTGTTCGAGATGATAATTCGCAGATACAGTGATGAAAATGGGAACATGGATTTTGATAACTACATTGGCTGCCTTGTGAGGCTGGATGCCATGTGCC GTGCCTTCAAAACCCTGGATAAGGATAACAATGGGGCTATCAAAGTCAACATTCAGGAG TGGCTTCAGTTGACCATGTACTCTTGA
- the nova1 gene encoding RNA-binding protein Nova-1 isoform X2, with amino-acid sequence MEEGEYFLKVLIPSYAAGSIIGKGGQTIVQLQKETGATIKLSKSKDFYPGTTERVCLIQGTVEALNGVHNFIAEKVREMPQSAQKPEPVSILQPQTTVNPDRVKQAKLIVPNSTAGLIIGKGGATVKAVMEQSGAWVQLSQKPEGINLQERVVTISGEPEQNRKAVEIIVQKIQEDPQSSSCLNISYSNVSGPVANSNPTGSPYANTAEVLPNAAAAAATASSLLGQAGLTGMGAFPATMSSFSGNDLLAITSALNTLASYGYNTNTLGLGLNPAAASGVLAAVAASANPAAAAAANLLASYASDASSSAGHPAASLGGFSLGSLAAATGASNGYLNASSPLMASSLLATEKLGDGAKDVVEIAVPENLVGAILGKGGKTLVEYQELTGARIQISKKGEFIPGTRNRKVTITGSPAATQAAQYLISQRITYEQGVRATNPQKVG; translated from the exons ATGG AGGAGGGCGAGTACTTCCTGAAGGTGCTGATCCCCAGCTATGCAGCCGGCTCTATAATTGGCAAAGGCGGCCAGACCATCGTACAACTGCAGAAAGAGACCGGTGCCACTATTAAGCTGTCCAAATCCAAAGACTTCTACCCAG GAACAACAGAACGCGTCTGTCTGATACAGGGTACAGTCGAAGCCCTCAATGGTGTTCACAACTTCATTGCGGAGAAAGTCCGCGAAATGCCCCAGAGTGCCCAGAAACCTGAACCAGTCAGCATACTGCAGCCACAGACCACTGTCAACCCCGACCGTGTCAAACAG GCCAAATTGATCGTTCCCAATAGCACAGCTGGGCTGATCATTGGCAAGGGTGGAGCCACAGTGAAAGCAGTGATGGAGCAGTCAGGGGCATGGGTACAGCTTTCCCAGAAGCCAGAGGGCATCAACCTGCAGGAGCGAGTGGTTACCATCAGTGGGGAGCCCGAACAGAACCGCAAGGCTGTGGAAATCATAGTGCAAAAGATCCAGGAGGAccctcagagcagcagctgtctcAACATCAGCTATTCTAACGTCTCTGGCCCAGTGGCTAACTCCAACCCCACTGGCTCCCCCTATGCCAACACGGCAGAGGTCCTGCCCaacgcagctgcagcagctgccacTGCCTCCAGCCTTCTGGGTCAGGCCGGCTTGACGGGAATGGGTGCCTTCCCTGCCACCATGTCCAGCTTCTCTGGCAATGACCTGTTGGCCATCACCTCAGCTCTCAATACACTGGCCAGCTATGGCTACAACACTAACACCCTTGGCCTTGGCCTCAACCCTGCAGCTGCTTCTGGGGTCCTTGCCGCAGTAGCAGCTAGCGCAaacccagctgctgctgctgcagctaaCCTGCTGGCCTCATACGCTAGCGATGCCTCCAGTAGTGCTGGCCACCCTGCTGCAAGTCTTGGTGGGTTCTCCCTTGGTTCTCTAGCAGCTGCTACAGGGGCTTCCAATGGTTACCTAAATGCTTCATCCCCACTGATGGCCTCCTCCCTATTGGCAACAGAGAAGCTGGGAGATGGGGCCAAGGACGTGGTTGAGATTGCTGTTCCGGAGAATCTGGTTGGTGCCATTTTGGGGAAAGGAGGGAAAACGCTGGTAGAGTACCAGGAGCTAACAGGAGCCCGAATCCAGATCTCCAAAAAGGGAGAGTTCATTCCTGGTACTCGGAACCGTAAAGTTACCATAACAGGGTCGCCAGCCGCTACACAAGCAGCGCAGTATCTGATCAGCCAGAGGATCACGTACGAGCAGGGTGTGCGTGCTACCAACCCACAAAAGGTGGgctaa